A section of the Paenibacillus odorifer genome encodes:
- the helD gene encoding RNA polymerase recycling motor HelD → MDNNESQWKEEQQRVDGVTKLLSAHIRHLSEELGLHRSDVVDMRKDFWEEVTVNFSSPDDLGETSTSLRQQSQILNERERHHLQSSKALKKYKKLVVSPYFGRIDFTEEPTGGLEKIYLGIGSLMEDDGTFLIYDWRAPISSLYYDGAPGPAAYETPGGLVSGTMNLKRQFVIADGVIEVMFDTGVTIGDELLQQVLSHSADDRMKSIVATIQKEQNAIIRNDKSRMLVVQGAAGSGKTSAALQRVAYLLYKYREVLSADQMLLFSPNPLFNSYVSTVLPELGEENMQQTTFQMYLEHRLGHEFQLEDVFSQTESLLNAPDGPEVAIRREGIAYKSSVPFLDVIRRYATLLEQEGMLFKPLMFQGKAVVSKEEMERQFYAYDPAIKLANRVDLMIRWLLKKIADFTHEERNAQWVEDQIELLDSSDYHRAYQMLRRKKKASQDSFDDFDTEKEVLSRYVVSQRLKPLRGWTKRGRFVDVKGLYSTLFTDRELMERLNGDYPLPEVWDDICEQTLESIGVNELAYEDATPFLYLKELSQGFRTNTLIRHVIVDEVQDYSPFQLEFMRRLFPRAKMTVLGDLNQAIYAQGEVLGDLSSLVSIYGEENTEVISLTQSYRSTYEIVEFTRSMIPGGERIVPFNRRGEEPQLSVVSSEKELLNAVEQDIRKLHSEGYHYVAVICKTAEESARVHAELNRSLPVRLVTKETPNFQKGTLVLPAYLAKGVEFDAVVIFDGSAEQYGRESERKLFYTACTRAMHLLHIFSLGEPSHFIPSANVASLSAGSL, encoded by the coding sequence GTGGATAACAATGAAAGTCAGTGGAAAGAGGAACAGCAACGGGTTGACGGAGTAACCAAACTTCTGTCAGCCCATATTCGCCATTTATCAGAGGAGCTTGGACTTCATCGCAGTGATGTAGTGGATATGCGGAAAGACTTCTGGGAAGAGGTAACCGTAAACTTCAGTAGCCCGGATGATTTGGGAGAAACCTCAACAAGTCTTCGCCAACAGTCCCAAATCCTAAATGAACGGGAACGTCATCATTTGCAATCAAGCAAAGCGCTGAAAAAATATAAAAAGCTGGTTGTCTCTCCTTACTTTGGCCGAATTGATTTCACCGAGGAACCAACTGGCGGGCTGGAAAAGATTTATCTAGGAATTGGATCATTGATGGAGGATGATGGTACCTTTTTGATTTATGACTGGCGCGCGCCTATTTCCAGTCTGTATTATGACGGAGCCCCTGGTCCCGCTGCTTATGAAACACCTGGAGGATTAGTCTCCGGAACAATGAACCTTAAACGCCAGTTTGTTATTGCTGACGGTGTAATTGAAGTTATGTTTGACACTGGGGTTACGATCGGGGATGAGCTGCTGCAGCAGGTGCTAAGTCATAGCGCTGACGATCGGATGAAAAGTATTGTTGCTACAATTCAGAAAGAGCAAAATGCGATTATCCGCAACGACAAAAGCAGGATGCTAGTTGTGCAAGGAGCAGCGGGAAGCGGGAAAACGTCTGCTGCATTGCAGCGGGTAGCTTATCTTCTATATAAATACCGTGAAGTATTATCAGCAGATCAAATGCTGCTGTTCTCACCGAATCCGCTGTTTAACAGCTATGTATCTACAGTGCTCCCGGAGCTAGGCGAAGAAAATATGCAGCAAACAACGTTTCAAATGTATTTGGAACATCGTCTTGGCCATGAATTCCAGCTCGAAGATGTCTTTAGTCAGACCGAAAGTCTACTAAATGCTCCTGATGGTCCTGAGGTGGCTATACGCAGAGAAGGCATTGCCTATAAATCGTCTGTACCTTTCCTAGATGTGATTCGGCGATATGCTACGTTGCTGGAACAGGAGGGCATGCTTTTTAAACCTTTAATGTTTCAAGGGAAAGCAGTGGTCAGTAAAGAAGAAATGGAACGCCAATTCTACGCGTACGATCCTGCCATAAAGCTTGCGAATCGTGTGGATTTGATGATCCGCTGGCTGCTTAAGAAGATCGCAGATTTTACCCATGAGGAAAGAAATGCACAGTGGGTTGAAGATCAGATCGAGCTGCTGGATTCCAGCGATTATCACCGTGCGTATCAGATGTTGCGCCGGAAGAAGAAAGCTTCGCAGGATAGCTTTGACGATTTTGATACCGAAAAAGAAGTGTTATCTCGTTATGTAGTCAGCCAGCGGCTCAAACCACTGCGTGGTTGGACTAAACGGGGTCGATTTGTGGACGTTAAGGGCTTGTACAGCACGTTATTTACAGATCGCGAACTTATGGAGCGCCTCAATGGTGATTATCCTTTACCAGAGGTGTGGGATGATATCTGTGAGCAGACATTGGAATCTATTGGAGTGAACGAGCTTGCTTATGAAGACGCTACGCCATTCCTTTATCTGAAGGAGTTAAGCCAAGGCTTCCGGACCAACACACTGATCCGCCATGTGATTGTAGATGAAGTACAAGACTACTCTCCATTTCAATTAGAGTTCATGCGCCGTTTATTTCCAAGAGCAAAAATGACCGTATTAGGCGACCTGAACCAGGCCATTTATGCACAAGGTGAGGTACTGGGGGATTTGTCTAGTCTCGTAAGTATATATGGTGAAGAAAACACAGAAGTGATTTCGTTAACCCAAAGCTACCGTTCAACTTATGAGATCGTGGAGTTTACGCGGTCAATGATCCCTGGAGGAGAACGGATCGTACCGTTTAATCGGCGGGGAGAAGAACCCCAGCTAAGTGTGGTATCCAGCGAGAAGGAGCTTCTGAATGCTGTAGAACAGGATATCCGGAAGCTGCATTCTGAGGGATATCATTATGTAGCTGTCATCTGCAAAACAGCGGAGGAAAGCGCAAGGGTTCATGCTGAACTGAATCGTAGCCTGCCGGTAAGACTTGTTACAAAGGAAACGCCGAATTTTCAGAAGGGGACACTGGTTCTGCCTGCTTATTTAGCAAAAGGTGTGGAGTTTGATGCGGTCGTCATCTTTGATGGCTCGGCTGAACAATATGGCAGAGAAAGTGAACGCAAATTGTTTTATACGGCTTGCACTCGGGCTATGCACTTACTGCATATTTTTAGCCTGGGTGAACCTAGTCATTTTATTCCGTCCGCTAATGTGGCATCTTTAAGCGCCGGATCGCTGTAA
- a CDS encoding MFS transporter, translating to MKERKWDLLALASIPLIMTLGNSMLLPILPQISKELGISAFQVSMLITVYGLMAIVMIPIAGYLSDRFGRKKVILPSLIIAAIGGAVCVVAAWFMKGVSAYWVILAGRLLQGIGAAGAFPIVIPFVGDLFKEEEDVSKSLGIIETSNTFGKVLSPILGAYLGIWLWFAPFIAIPILCLISFFLVLFLVRKPEAKDEPEKQEIRAFLAGIVSVLRKKGRWLYAIFAIGGICMFVTFGVQFYLSEMLETKYKMHGATKGFVLAIPLALLCLSSYGTGKIIGQNKTLMKWLGFGGMVLLTAAMICAGFNKGIYFLVGFMGLGCVGIGIVLPCMDALITEGIEKENSGTITALYSSMRFIGVALGPPVVSLLLSSGHWVLFALMATVGAIGGLLTLFAVTPSKGEKGEPGVKDTEKIIPPIWPKRVRQTSAMSLDGKKGYP from the coding sequence ATGAAGGAAAGAAAATGGGATCTGCTTGCCTTAGCATCAATCCCACTAATAATGACCCTCGGTAACTCCATGCTGCTGCCTATTCTGCCGCAGATCTCCAAAGAACTAGGCATTAGTGCTTTTCAAGTCAGTATGCTGATTACCGTGTATGGATTGATGGCAATTGTAATGATCCCTATTGCAGGTTATCTGTCAGACCGTTTTGGGCGAAAGAAGGTTATTCTTCCTAGTTTAATCATTGCCGCAATTGGTGGTGCCGTCTGCGTGGTAGCTGCTTGGTTTATGAAGGGGGTTAGCGCTTATTGGGTGATCTTAGCGGGGCGTCTGTTGCAAGGAATTGGTGCAGCGGGTGCTTTTCCAATTGTAATACCCTTTGTAGGCGATTTGTTCAAGGAAGAAGAGGATGTGAGCAAAAGTCTGGGAATCATTGAGACCTCCAATACGTTTGGTAAAGTTCTCAGTCCAATTCTTGGTGCCTATCTTGGGATATGGCTCTGGTTTGCTCCTTTTATTGCAATTCCCATTCTATGTCTAATTTCATTTTTTTTAGTTTTATTTCTCGTCCGAAAGCCCGAAGCGAAGGATGAACCTGAGAAACAGGAAATCCGAGCGTTTTTAGCTGGAATTGTGAGTGTTTTACGTAAAAAAGGGCGTTGGCTGTATGCTATTTTTGCCATAGGCGGCATTTGTATGTTTGTGACCTTTGGTGTTCAATTCTATTTATCAGAAATGCTGGAAACTAAATATAAAATGCACGGGGCGACGAAGGGGTTTGTGCTGGCGATACCGCTTGCCCTCTTATGTCTGTCCTCCTATGGCACAGGAAAGATCATTGGTCAGAATAAAACGCTAATGAAATGGCTGGGCTTTGGAGGAATGGTGTTACTGACTGCGGCCATGATTTGTGCGGGATTCAACAAAGGCATTTATTTTTTAGTAGGATTTATGGGTTTAGGCTGTGTTGGAATCGGGATTGTACTTCCTTGTATGGACGCTTTAATCACGGAGGGGATTGAGAAGGAGAACAGCGGCACGATAACCGCTCTTTATAGTAGTATGAGGTTTATAGGGGTAGCGTTGGGACCGCCGGTGGTATCGCTGCTGTTAAGCAGTGGGCATTGGGTATTGTTCGCGTTGATGGCTACAGTAGGGGCAATTGGTGGATTGCTGACCTTATTTGCGGTAACTCCGAGTAAGGGGGAAAAGGGAGAACCAGGCGTTAAAGATACAGAGAAGATAATTCCTCCGATCTGGCCGAAACGTGTTCGCCAAACCTCTGCAATGTCTCTGGATGGAAAAAAGGGCTATCCCTAA
- the fsa gene encoding fructose-6-phosphate aldolase: protein MKFFLDTGNIEEIKRITRLGLVDGVTTNPSLIAKEGRLFKDVIKEIVAIVPGPVSAEVIGLTAEEMLKEAYEIAEWAPNVVIKLPMTEDGLEACYELTKKGIKTNVTLVFSAAQGLMAAKAGATYISPFVGRLDDIGVDGMKLIKDLKTILTNYNLKSEIIAASIRNIAHVEQAAIAGAHIATIPGSLLPTLWKHPLTDNGIERFLKDWESVPQA from the coding sequence ATGAAGTTTTTCTTGGATACCGGAAACATTGAAGAAATCAAACGTATTACTCGCCTGGGACTAGTGGATGGCGTAACGACTAACCCTTCGCTGATCGCTAAAGAAGGAAGATTGTTCAAGGATGTTATCAAAGAAATCGTTGCAATCGTTCCAGGACCTGTAAGCGCAGAAGTAATCGGACTTACAGCAGAAGAAATGCTTAAAGAAGCATACGAAATTGCTGAATGGGCTCCAAACGTTGTAATTAAACTCCCTATGACTGAAGATGGCTTGGAAGCTTGTTATGAGCTTACTAAAAAAGGCATCAAAACTAACGTTACACTAGTATTCTCCGCGGCTCAAGGGTTGATGGCTGCTAAAGCAGGCGCAACTTATATCTCTCCTTTCGTAGGTCGTCTGGATGATATCGGTGTTGATGGAATGAAGCTGATCAAGGATCTGAAGACTATCCTGACTAACTACAACTTGAAATCCGAGATCATTGCAGCAAGTATCCGCAACATTGCACATGTTGAGCAAGCAGCTATTGCTGGTGCTCACATCGCTACAATCCCAGGCTCACTTCTGCCAACCCTCTGGAAGCACCCGCTGACAGATAACGGTATTGAACGTTTCTTGAAGGATTGGGAATCCGTTCCACAAGCCTAA
- the rpiA gene encoding ribose-5-phosphate isomerase RpiA, whose protein sequence is MNVKQLAAEKAVEFVKDGMKIGLGTGSTAYWAINKLGERVSEGLKITAVATSRASEEQARELGIPIVAFGDIDSLDLTIDGADELDSSLQLIKGGGGALLREKIVASNSTRMIVIADESKVVNTLGKFPLPVEIVPFAWEWTVAELAKLGCNPELRRSGEELYKTDNGNYIADCRFEAIESAPKLALAIQSIPGVVEHGLFIEIAAMAIVGKKDGSIEIIEVKPGN, encoded by the coding sequence ATCAATGTTAAACAATTAGCCGCGGAAAAAGCAGTGGAATTTGTAAAAGATGGCATGAAGATCGGCCTTGGCACTGGATCTACTGCCTATTGGGCGATCAACAAGCTTGGTGAGCGCGTCAGTGAAGGTCTAAAGATTACCGCTGTAGCAACCTCCCGTGCTTCCGAAGAACAGGCGCGTGAACTTGGGATTCCAATCGTAGCTTTTGGAGATATTGATAGTCTGGACCTGACCATTGACGGAGCGGACGAGCTGGATAGTAGTCTACAGCTTATTAAAGGCGGCGGCGGCGCGCTGCTTCGGGAGAAGATTGTTGCGAGTAACAGTACTCGTATGATCGTTATCGCCGATGAGAGTAAAGTGGTAAATACACTCGGCAAATTCCCGCTGCCTGTAGAAATTGTTCCTTTTGCATGGGAATGGACTGTGGCTGAACTTGCCAAGCTGGGTTGCAATCCTGAATTGCGTCGTAGTGGAGAAGAGCTGTACAAGACAGATAACGGCAATTACATCGCAGACTGCCGGTTCGAAGCGATTGAGTCCGCACCGAAGCTGGCACTGGCCATCCAAAGTATTCCGGGAGTTGTAGAACACGGCCTATTTATCGAAATTGCAGCTATGGCTATTGTGGGTAAAAAAGATGGAAGCATTGAAATTATAGAAGTTAAACCGGGCAATTGA
- a CDS encoding VanZ family protein translates to MIVRRSRESSSLRKLRALTRIGLTLYSATVIYWMFIGFGREIHTGGPLQYNLIPLRTVSLYFDMNNGLSLISRFVNLLGNVVVFIPFGILIPLAKTRPISWIRISLYAVPCILLLESLQMLLHVGSFDIDDLLLNMLGIWTGYGMFRIGYRSNREGGM, encoded by the coding sequence TTGATCGTTCGTAGATCTAGAGAATCTAGCAGTTTACGGAAGCTGAGAGCATTGACACGGATAGGGCTGACTCTGTATAGTGCTACTGTTATCTATTGGATGTTCATCGGTTTTGGGCGTGAGATTCATACAGGTGGCCCGCTTCAGTACAATTTGATCCCATTACGTACGGTGTCACTTTATTTCGACATGAATAACGGGTTATCGCTGATCAGCCGGTTTGTGAATCTGCTTGGAAATGTTGTTGTGTTTATTCCATTTGGTATACTAATTCCACTTGCAAAGACACGGCCAATTTCTTGGATAAGAATCTCTTTATATGCTGTTCCTTGCATCCTGCTTTTGGAGTCTCTGCAAATGCTGCTGCATGTGGGAAGCTTTGATATTGATGATTTATTGTTAAACATGTTAGGGATATGGACAGGTTACGGTATGTTTCGAATCGGGTACAGAAGCAACAGAGAAGGAGGAATGTGA
- a CDS encoding GNAT family N-acetyltransferase, with protein sequence MLVDLKSLIGSPEVNELLTYAVIDDPNALEQTSSEYNEQAGLKLYGWEEEELLLGLVGFEETEDGSLDIRHIAVLPENRGKGYARGMILELLATRQPRYLVAETEDEIAADFYRSLGFMVYSLGENEAGIEMLRCVYEVEETEDED encoded by the coding sequence ATGTTGGTAGATCTTAAATCCCTTATTGGTTCGCCTGAGGTGAACGAGCTGTTGACGTATGCGGTCATTGATGACCCCAACGCTTTGGAGCAGACTTCGTCTGAGTACAACGAACAAGCCGGGCTGAAGTTATATGGCTGGGAAGAAGAAGAACTCCTGCTTGGTCTTGTAGGCTTCGAAGAAACCGAAGACGGTTCTTTGGACATTCGGCATATTGCCGTCTTGCCAGAGAATAGAGGGAAAGGTTATGCACGGGGGATGATTCTGGAGCTGCTCGCTACTCGTCAGCCGCGTTATCTGGTAGCTGAGACTGAGGATGAAATCGCCGCAGATTTTTATCGCAGTCTAGGGTTCATGGTGTACAGCTTAGGAGAGAATGAAGCCGGAATTGAAATGTTAAGATGTGTATACGAAGTTGAAGAGACCGAGGATGAGGACTAA
- a CDS encoding MarR family winged helix-turn-helix transcriptional regulator, with protein MDNEVQHWINRYMDAYLIVTRQVAARIKDSIAAETTNDQYQILRLINAQEQCTSTYLAESFCVGKSSITAIINRLVQAGIIERTRDENDRRQVYLSMSEHGKKVFEAAETQVHEVISPYLFHFEEKDIEMFVMMFEKLANLIQNDDGGKNP; from the coding sequence TTGGATAACGAAGTGCAACATTGGATCAATCGCTACATGGATGCTTATTTGATTGTGACCAGACAAGTAGCAGCAAGAATTAAAGATAGTATTGCTGCGGAGACAACGAATGATCAGTATCAAATTCTTCGGTTGATTAATGCTCAGGAACAATGTACGTCTACATATCTTGCTGAATCTTTTTGCGTGGGTAAAAGCTCCATTACTGCAATCATTAACAGATTGGTGCAAGCGGGTATAATCGAGCGAACTCGTGACGAGAATGATCGCCGCCAGGTGTATTTGTCGATGTCTGAGCATGGAAAAAAAGTTTTTGAAGCAGCGGAGACGCAGGTACATGAAGTGATTTCCCCGTATTTGTTTCATTTTGAAGAGAAGGATATTGAAATGTTCGTCATGATGTTCGAGAAGCTGGCGAATTTAATTCAGAATGATGATGGAGGGAAGAATCCATGA
- a CDS encoding MMPL family transporter — protein sequence MKTILKARWAVIAIWLAVAVVLVMTAPSFSDLVREKGQVTVPDGYSSSRAAEILKEAANDKGGETLHQVALVFNNPEGIGADETASIQQGVEKLAANKETLRIDSITDPFSQSELKDTLIAKDGKTIMVALSIKGGGESVTALPDKVDELLSDVKADHYLTSEGLITEDMIASSEAGLKKSEYITVVFILLILFVVFRSFVAPFVPLLTVGLSYIVSQSVVAFLVDRYDFPLSTFTQIFMVAVMFGIGTDYCILLISRFKEEMMTAEDTKSAIIATYRKAGGTVFYSGLAVFVGFVAIGLSKFILYRSAVAVAVGIAVMLLALVTIVPFFMAVLGKKLFWPSRGKLEHSESRIWGAAGSFSLKRPWAALLIVAVIVAPFLVTYSGKLSFNSLEEIGSEYASVKGFNIISDSFGPGESMPGKIVIKNDDRMDTSEYLGLAEKISRELEKVDSVKSVRSMSRPTGELISDFLIPNQVGTLSDGLDQTSEGLTKIQTGLSEASKQLSENAPKLTEAAQGSAKLTEGTAELKDGIVALGDGLARIENGIKTGSAGAGEIKAGLQQAAASAKQLADANTKLLEGYKKIGSGLTALDQGLGQLPQQLQGVAEALKGLDGSFTGLESSYPEILQDVNYLTIKGTVTQSGTGAAQLAAGLGQISEQLKGAAAGLNEANAGYAKASAGQSALAQGLAKLVAGIGQLQSGLEQAATGQGQIVDKIPSITSGLDQLQGGQQQLADGFGQLTGQIGALTTGLSDSANGLKQITSGLVSAQDYLNQIQAAKDDELSGFFVPAEALEAEGIEQVFDTYLSDDRKVMTLDVVFTENPYSSEAIDSVDDIQAAVDRAVKGTKLENAESAISGVTSSQNDLRNISNEDYTRTVILMLGGIFIILVLLLRSIVMPIYLIISLLITYFSALGVTEAIFVHLLHFEGITWTTPFFSFVMLIALGVDYSIFLMARFNEYKTWDVREAILHAMRNMGTVILSAVVILGGTFASMYPSGVLSMMQIATVVLVGLALYALIFLPFFVPVMVRIFGRGNWWPFAVKQSEEPTKQDVNM from the coding sequence ATGAAGACGATTCTAAAAGCAAGATGGGCGGTTATCGCAATCTGGCTCGCTGTGGCCGTAGTTTTGGTCATGACGGCCCCTTCGTTCTCTGATCTTGTACGTGAGAAGGGGCAGGTTACTGTACCTGATGGCTATTCCTCATCTAGAGCGGCAGAGATCTTAAAGGAAGCGGCGAATGACAAGGGCGGAGAGACACTGCATCAGGTAGCTCTTGTATTCAATAATCCAGAGGGAATCGGAGCCGATGAAACAGCTAGTATCCAGCAGGGCGTTGAGAAGTTGGCTGCGAATAAGGAGACGCTGCGGATCGATTCCATCACCGATCCTTTTTCACAAAGTGAACTTAAGGATACGTTGATTGCCAAGGATGGCAAGACGATAATGGTGGCGTTGTCTATAAAGGGCGGAGGAGAGTCTGTCACCGCACTTCCTGATAAAGTGGATGAATTACTCTCAGATGTTAAGGCGGATCATTATTTAACCAGTGAGGGTCTGATTACTGAGGATATGATTGCTAGCTCGGAAGCCGGGCTTAAGAAATCGGAATATATTACGGTAGTATTTATTTTACTTATCCTGTTCGTGGTGTTCCGTTCGTTCGTGGCACCGTTTGTTCCGCTACTGACCGTAGGACTCAGCTATATTGTTTCTCAGTCTGTTGTGGCTTTTTTAGTAGACCGTTATGATTTTCCATTATCTACGTTTACTCAAATCTTTATGGTTGCGGTCATGTTCGGGATTGGTACGGATTATTGTATCCTGTTGATCAGTCGTTTTAAAGAAGAAATGATGACAGCAGAAGATACCAAAAGTGCTATTATTGCAACCTATCGTAAGGCTGGTGGGACGGTGTTCTATTCCGGACTTGCGGTATTCGTAGGTTTTGTAGCGATTGGATTATCCAAATTCATTCTGTATCGCTCGGCGGTAGCCGTTGCCGTGGGGATTGCGGTTATGCTGCTGGCGCTTGTAACCATTGTTCCATTCTTTATGGCGGTACTTGGCAAAAAGCTCTTCTGGCCTTCACGCGGCAAGCTGGAGCACAGTGAGAGCCGTATTTGGGGAGCAGCAGGTTCTTTTTCCTTAAAAAGACCATGGGCCGCGCTGCTAATTGTTGCAGTAATCGTAGCTCCGTTCCTTGTTACCTATAGCGGAAAGCTGTCCTTCAACAGCTTGGAGGAAATTGGCTCAGAATATGCCTCGGTAAAAGGATTTAACATCATTTCGGATAGTTTCGGGCCGGGTGAATCCATGCCTGGCAAGATCGTAATCAAAAATGATGACCGGATGGATACTTCAGAATATCTTGGACTTGCAGAAAAAATCAGCCGCGAGCTGGAAAAAGTGGACAGCGTAAAATCGGTGCGCAGCATGTCTCGTCCAACGGGAGAGCTGATCAGTGATTTTTTAATCCCGAATCAGGTGGGGACTTTATCTGACGGTCTGGATCAGACCAGTGAGGGACTGACCAAGATTCAAACGGGATTGTCTGAAGCAAGTAAACAGCTGAGTGAAAATGCACCTAAGCTTACAGAGGCTGCTCAAGGCAGCGCTAAGCTGACGGAAGGCACAGCAGAGCTGAAAGATGGTATCGTCGCGTTAGGTGATGGGCTGGCACGTATTGAGAACGGAATAAAAACCGGCTCAGCAGGTGCAGGAGAGATCAAAGCAGGACTTCAACAGGCAGCTGCTAGTGCTAAGCAGCTTGCGGATGCCAATACGAAGCTGCTGGAGGGCTATAAAAAAATCGGCAGCGGTTTAACTGCGTTGGATCAAGGGCTTGGGCAGCTTCCGCAGCAGCTGCAAGGTGTGGCAGAAGCATTGAAGGGACTGGATGGTTCTTTTACGGGTCTTGAGAGCAGTTATCCGGAAATTCTGCAGGATGTTAATTACCTGACGATTAAAGGCACCGTAACGCAGAGTGGTACTGGGGCAGCGCAGCTGGCGGCGGGTCTCGGGCAGATCTCAGAGCAGCTTAAAGGAGCAGCAGCAGGCTTAAACGAGGCGAATGCTGGTTATGCCAAAGCTTCGGCAGGGCAAAGCGCACTCGCACAAGGTTTAGCTAAGCTCGTTGCGGGCATCGGTCAGCTGCAATCTGGGCTGGAGCAGGCCGCAACAGGCCAAGGACAGATCGTAGATAAAATTCCATCCATTACTAGTGGCCTAGATCAATTGCAAGGTGGACAGCAGCAGCTTGCGGATGGTTTTGGTCAATTAACAGGGCAGATAGGAGCCTTAACTACTGGATTAAGCGACAGTGCAAACGGCTTGAAACAAATTACCAGTGGGCTGGTTTCCGCACAAGATTATTTGAATCAGATTCAAGCGGCTAAGGATGATGAGCTGAGTGGATTCTTTGTACCGGCTGAGGCTCTTGAAGCTGAAGGTATAGAGCAGGTATTCGATACCTACTTGTCTGATGACCGTAAGGTGATGACGCTGGATGTGGTATTCACTGAGAATCCATATAGTTCAGAAGCTATCGACAGTGTTGATGATATTCAAGCAGCAGTAGATCGTGCAGTGAAAGGAACGAAGCTGGAAAATGCGGAGTCTGCAATCAGCGGGGTTACAAGCAGTCAGAACGATTTGCGTAATATTTCCAACGAAGACTACACACGTACAGTAATCTTAATGCTGGGTGGGATCTTCATCATCTTGGTGTTGCTGCTTCGTTCAATCGTAATGCCGATTTACCTTATTATTTCTCTTTTGATTACTTATTTTTCGGCATTGGGTGTTACAGAGGCTATATTCGTTCACCTTCTGCACTTTGAAGGGATTACCTGGACAACGCCATTCTTCAGCTTTGTTATGCTGATTGCGCTTGGTGTAGATTATAGTATTTTCTTAATGGCCCGCTTTAACGAATATAAAACATGGGATGTTCGAGAAGCGATCCTGCATGCCATGCGCAATATGGGAACAGTCATTCTTTCAGCGGTAGTTATTTTGGGCGGCACCTTCGCATCGATGTATCCTTCAGGCGTATTGTCGATGATGCAGATTGCAACAGTGGTGCTCGTAGGGTTGGCCTTGTATGCGCTAATCTTCTTGCCATTTTTTGTCCCTGTTATGGTACGGATCTTCGGCCGTGGGAACTGGTGGCCATTTGCGGTCAAACAAAGTGAAGAACCCACTAAACAAGATGTAAACATGTAA
- a CDS encoding tetratricopeptide repeat protein: protein MLKFIGIMMLFRLVGNPFLALFILLVILYFLDRRYVGIFPSITKPFKRVRQISKLRTTVSLNPNDVSAKFDLARNLSERKKYKEAKDILLQIEDRYEQSAEYWVELGHVNLKLGAFEEGEDQMLRGLEINRKAQYGQPYLRLAETFRHTDHDKALHYVTQFQEIQSSSSEAYYLAGSMYKALGRTEDAKRAFDESTAIYRSLPKYKKRQERGWALRSFFAKMK from the coding sequence ATGCTTAAATTTATAGGTATTATGATGCTTTTCAGATTAGTGGGCAACCCTTTTCTGGCTTTATTCATCCTGCTTGTTATCTTGTATTTCTTAGATCGGCGATACGTGGGGATCTTCCCTAGTATTACAAAGCCCTTCAAACGAGTGCGGCAAATCTCCAAGCTGCGCACAACGGTATCTTTGAATCCAAATGATGTTTCTGCTAAATTTGATTTAGCCCGGAATCTGTCAGAACGTAAAAAGTATAAGGAAGCCAAAGATATTCTGCTACAGATCGAAGACCGTTACGAACAGTCTGCCGAATATTGGGTAGAGCTGGGTCATGTGAATCTTAAGCTGGGCGCTTTTGAAGAAGGCGAAGATCAGATGCTTCGTGGTCTAGAAATCAACCGAAAGGCCCAATATGGTCAGCCATATCTTCGGTTAGCGGAAACCTTTCGCCATACAGATCACGATAAAGCGTTGCATTACGTTACTCAATTTCAAGAGATTCAGTCTTCCTCTAGTGAAGCCTATTATTTAGCCGGCTCCATGTACAAAGCATTGGGCAGAACCGAGGATGCTAAACGTGCTTTCGACGAATCCACCGCCATCTACCGTTCGCTACCCAAATATAAAAAACGGCAAGAACGCGGCTGGGCGTTACGTAGCTTTTTTGCCAAGATGAAATAA
- a CDS encoding TIGR00730 family Rossman fold protein gives MAFTICVFAGSNPGLNSEYTEMARELGYHIAAQGCRLVYGGSRNGLMGQVADGVLANGGEAVGIMPVDLFQDEIRHSGLTNLIEVSSMHERKAVMSGMADAFIALPGGLGTFDELFEILCWMQIGIHQKPIGLLNVRGYFNPLQALISHSVAEGFAPKTALQMLHTNSDPEYLLELMRGRIDHSNETNGKARFPSQR, from the coding sequence ATGGCTTTTACAATATGCGTGTTTGCCGGATCGAATCCAGGTCTTAACTCTGAATATACGGAAATGGCTAGGGAATTAGGTTATCATATAGCGGCACAAGGCTGTAGGTTGGTCTATGGAGGTTCGCGGAATGGCCTTATGGGACAGGTTGCGGACGGGGTACTTGCGAATGGCGGCGAAGCTGTAGGAATTATGCCAGTGGATCTTTTTCAAGATGAAATCAGACACTCCGGATTGACGAATTTGATTGAGGTCTCCAGTATGCATGAACGTAAGGCGGTAATGAGCGGTATGGCGGATGCTTTTATTGCTTTGCCGGGAGGTCTTGGAACCTTTGATGAGCTGTTTGAAATTCTGTGCTGGATGCAGATTGGTATTCATCAGAAGCCTATAGGGCTGCTGAATGTTCGAGGTTATTTTAATCCACTGCAAGCCTTGATTTCACATAGTGTGGCTGAAGGTTTTGCACCAAAAACTGCACTCCAAATGCTGCATACGAACTCAGATCCCGAATATTTGCTTGAACTGATGCGCGGTCGGATTGATCATAGTAATGAAACGAATGGGAAAGCAAGGTTCCCGTCACAACGCTAG